Below is a genomic region from Hoeflea sp. 108.
CCTGCCGGAGATCGGCGACCACGCCCTGGCCGATATGAGAGCGGAGACATCGACCGGCATTCTGCGGCGCATGGCGTTGGCTGCCGGCTTGATCCAGCGGGAGCTTGGTCCGGCAGCTTTTGACAAGATCGCAAATCATCCTTCGGACACAGCGCGCGGTTGGGCCTGTTTCATGATCGGCAGTGCCGGGGACAGGTCGCTTGCCGACCGACTGGCCGCGATCCGCCCCTACGCCGACGATCCGCATTTCGGGGTGCGAGAATGGTGCTGGATGGCGGTTCGCCCACACCTTGCCGCCGAGCTGGAGACGGCTATCAGCTTGCTCGCCGATTGGACGGCGGACCCGTCCGAGCGGGTGCGCCGCTTTGCTTCCGAGGCAATCCGGCCTCGCGGTGTCTGGTGCGCGCATATCGCGGTGATGAAGAAGCAGCCGGAACTGGCGCTCGCCGTCCTCGAACCGCTGCGCGCTGATCCCTCCGGCTATGTGCAGGATTCCGTCGCCAATTGGTTGAACGACGCTGGCAAGGACCAACCTGATTGGGTTGAGGCTCTATGCGCCCGCTGGTCCGCTGAAAATCCATCGCCAGCGACGACACGCATATGCCGCCGCGCGCTTCGCTCCATCAAGCCGAACTGACAGGAAAGTAGGATAATGGCCCACTAT
It encodes:
- a CDS encoding HEAT repeat domain-containing protein; amino-acid sequence: MSTAKPKARGVKDIPADRLTQLDAGAETTTLTECLAVDFAALMGNILPEIGDHALADMRAETSTGILRRMALAAGLIQRELGPAAFDKIANHPSDTARGWACFMIGSAGDRSLADRLAAIRPYADDPHFGVREWCWMAVRPHLAAELETAISLLADWTADPSERVRRFASEAIRPRGVWCAHIAVMKKQPELALAVLEPLRADPSGYVQDSVANWLNDAGKDQPDWVEALCARWSAENPSPATTRICRRALRSIKPN